In a single window of the Phycisphaerales bacterium genome:
- a CDS encoding thrombospondin type 3 repeat-containing protein encodes MTPRDLVTVTVTPGVAVVVQPEELIPATPRANEPFTVRIRTRDAAGNLANVVANTGVQLLRTSGTGTLALDGGGALVETIAAGTNEVDLVNVIYDRVEAAEINTNRLSGDFLATGTPLALAVDPHDPATLVFQALGNQVAGTNFNVTVLVRDAFGNASPVAANTTVNLALVTGTGTLTVVAPPALITAGTSQGTFAVSYNRAENGVVLSVADAAAVLTGSNSNAFNVSAGAAAELVFDAIGPQRAGTANAFNVTIRVRDADGNATTVAANTTLNLGVSAGTGVLSVVAPPVVILAGNNSVTTAVSYNVAEAGVQLSAADAAAVLGAAVSSSFPVTAGDPAALELTPLANQIANAPFAVTVNVRDADGNLAPVTAPTQIFLSVVTGAGAITHPAATLTIGASSIVISNVVYDTVEASGFLVEIQADDLGPLTPAVSNGFEVRFGTAVGLVFGQQPSPAAPNTDIVPAVTVRVVDAFGNTDESSNGANVLLSPLPPNAALPIAGNNALTVNGIATFANLQIGVDANDVQLGASSGGLADSPASNPFDISQGTNLRALPIQVGQPTPGGQTLVTLSYSVNAVATVPEFSLRFFLDRNGDGLFNLADGDVDLAGLIPAGLDPSIALNAQVRTPGIHDITNLDIRPLLDGNIEHADQLVFELVVPFAEPGDTSGGTDNTATATLAVDLLARAVNALNPAATLYRYEVVSPVDVPAYDLEFWLVRGGAPTVLLATVAADVRPGLHEDVVNLAAALAAAGVGQGDLVRLLVNPGTTVVESDALNNAADSAPYTVDLVALSTNADDVESVIARYEVVSPVAVTAFTVRLSLVRGGVALVPPLATAVGNTAPGQHQIVFNARAGLDTFRVQNGDRIVAELVPDVPLVENSTDNNRADATPLAVDIRIDAVQINANNQNRTTLTYAVAAPAQVPPFLVELGLGGPGSNLGSVTGNTNPGVFTVEFEIAAGLVALGVDGGQAFDVTARVRPTGAFDQPIFNDQVSATGTFRRDLFLTSVNYAGTLLDTDFSIDVSYGVETNGPPADFNIGVYAVQNAAGAAEVLLRQVLITGPDSVSGSRTITLANLQVRRDDGFTTGDFFLIVRIDDGDLLSEDNEDNNTLILSNASGDPSLIDLDGDGLSAAEEAAGFEIPSGTVFRADDAPQQLGQSIPNTSTFTSDLFVDTDGDGIPDWLERLTGTNPNDADTDGDGIPDGEEDLNQNGIYEPELGETDPRNWDSDGDGLSDFEETRLGFTISFYPPGSTSGRFANAVVVRIFTDPNNPDTDGDGMSDWDEVATFAREAALDGSVPGTDLLRISARAGRLVYGPGVDLATLPEADVRRTGAIPSVRPKPTWGIRTAPANAAVTLADGRQFLLAGQDTDGDGLLDPDDPAPQIHPARWGFDGNGDDVFDESDLVLLRTSIETDPLISATDRARLLADFPPNVLSFQRRLLDFDQDGDGFLEAPDSNGDGFPDFTRFNEATLEFAFNIDFSNDGTLNDGFDVGGLTAAGESPIDPRCGSITAEQTLYGTYRVIRGEGGVVFGDGRIDLVDSTGLLMPTDNCPTVFNPDQFDFDGDGLGDACDADRDNDGIPNESDPVDQAPGSRCSTPNPTFTGGPVLCGAGVCGFGMVPAVVGTLLGLGGLRFRRVWRRQPRCGDAAGL; translated from the coding sequence TTGACACCGCGCGATCTTGTCACGGTCACCGTGACCCCGGGCGTCGCGGTGGTTGTCCAACCCGAGGAACTCATCCCCGCCACGCCCCGCGCCAACGAACCGTTCACCGTCCGCATCCGCACCCGCGACGCAGCCGGGAACCTTGCGAACGTGGTTGCCAATACTGGTGTGCAACTCCTGCGAACCAGTGGAACCGGCACGCTGGCGCTCGATGGTGGCGGCGCGCTCGTCGAAACCATCGCCGCCGGCACGAACGAAGTCGATCTTGTCAACGTGATCTATGACCGCGTTGAGGCGGCCGAAATCAACACCAACCGCCTCAGTGGCGATTTCCTGGCCACCGGCACGCCACTGGCACTCGCGGTGGACCCGCATGATCCCGCCACACTCGTTTTCCAGGCCCTCGGAAACCAAGTGGCCGGCACGAATTTCAACGTGACCGTGCTGGTGCGCGACGCCTTCGGCAACGCGAGCCCCGTCGCCGCGAACACCACGGTGAACCTTGCACTTGTGACCGGCACCGGCACCCTCACGGTGGTCGCGCCGCCGGCGCTTATTACGGCCGGTACCAGCCAAGGCACCTTTGCCGTGTCGTACAACCGCGCCGAGAATGGCGTCGTGCTTTCGGTCGCCGACGCTGCGGCCGTGCTGACCGGCAGCAACTCGAACGCCTTCAACGTCAGTGCCGGTGCGGCCGCCGAACTGGTGTTCGACGCCATCGGGCCGCAGCGGGCTGGCACCGCGAACGCCTTCAATGTGACAATTCGGGTCCGCGATGCGGACGGAAACGCCACGACGGTGGCTGCGAACACAACGCTCAACCTGGGCGTTTCGGCCGGTACGGGCGTGCTGTCGGTCGTCGCGCCACCGGTGGTTATCCTCGCAGGCAACAACAGTGTTACGACGGCCGTGTCCTACAATGTGGCCGAAGCAGGTGTCCAGCTCAGTGCCGCCGACGCGGCCGCGGTACTCGGCGCGGCGGTGTCGAGCAGCTTCCCTGTGACGGCGGGCGATCCCGCCGCTCTGGAACTGACACCCCTCGCCAACCAGATCGCAAACGCACCCTTCGCGGTGACGGTGAATGTGCGGGATGCGGACGGGAACCTCGCCCCGGTGACCGCCCCGACCCAGATTTTCCTGAGTGTGGTCACCGGTGCCGGTGCGATTACGCACCCGGCCGCCACACTGACGATCGGCGCCAGCTCGATCGTCATCAGCAACGTCGTGTATGACACGGTCGAGGCCTCCGGCTTCCTGGTGGAAATCCAGGCGGACGACCTCGGGCCGCTTACGCCGGCGGTGTCGAACGGCTTCGAAGTGCGTTTCGGCACAGCCGTCGGCCTCGTCTTCGGACAGCAGCCGTCCCCCGCCGCGCCCAACACGGATATTGTGCCGGCTGTCACGGTGCGCGTCGTCGATGCCTTCGGTAACACCGATGAGAGTTCGAACGGCGCAAACGTGCTGCTGAGCCCGCTGCCGCCGAACGCGGCACTGCCGATTGCCGGCAACAATGCCCTGACGGTCAATGGCATCGCCACCTTCGCGAACCTGCAGATCGGCGTCGACGCGAACGATGTGCAGTTGGGCGCCTCGTCCGGCGGGCTGGCGGATTCGCCGGCCTCGAACCCCTTCGACATCAGCCAGGGTACCAACCTGCGTGCCCTGCCGATTCAGGTCGGCCAGCCGACACCCGGCGGCCAGACCCTCGTCACGCTCTCGTACAGCGTGAATGCAGTTGCTACGGTGCCGGAGTTCTCGCTGCGGTTCTTCCTCGATCGGAACGGCGATGGCTTGTTCAACCTGGCCGATGGCGACGTGGATCTCGCCGGCCTGATTCCCGCCGGGCTCGATCCCTCGATTGCGCTCAATGCCCAGGTCCGCACGCCGGGCATCCACGACATCACCAACCTCGACATTCGTCCGCTGCTGGACGGCAACATCGAGCACGCCGACCAGCTCGTGTTCGAACTGGTCGTGCCGTTTGCTGAACCCGGCGATACCAGCGGCGGCACCGACAACACCGCCACCGCGACCTTGGCGGTGGACCTGCTTGCCCGGGCCGTGAACGCCCTCAACCCGGCCGCCACGTTGTACCGCTACGAGGTGGTCAGCCCCGTCGATGTACCCGCGTATGATCTTGAGTTCTGGCTCGTGCGCGGCGGTGCGCCGACGGTGCTGCTCGCCACGGTCGCGGCGGATGTGCGCCCCGGCCTGCATGAGGATGTGGTCAATCTTGCCGCGGCGCTTGCCGCCGCGGGCGTCGGACAGGGTGACCTTGTCCGGCTGCTCGTCAACCCGGGCACCACGGTGGTCGAGAGCGACGCCCTCAACAACGCAGCGGACAGCGCGCCCTACACGGTGGACCTCGTGGCGCTGTCGACGAATGCGGACGACGTCGAGAGCGTCATCGCCCGCTACGAAGTGGTCAGCCCCGTAGCTGTGACCGCCTTCACTGTGCGCCTTTCGCTGGTGCGTGGCGGCGTGGCGCTGGTGCCGCCGCTCGCGACGGCCGTAGGCAATACCGCCCCTGGACAACATCAGATCGTATTCAACGCCCGTGCCGGACTCGACACGTTCCGGGTGCAGAATGGCGACCGTATCGTCGCCGAACTCGTGCCGGATGTGCCACTCGTCGAGAACTCCACCGACAACAACCGCGCCGACGCAACGCCGCTCGCCGTCGACATTCGCATCGATGCCGTGCAGATCAACGCAAACAACCAGAATCGCACGACCTTGACCTACGCGGTCGCAGCGCCGGCACAGGTCCCGCCCTTCTTGGTCGAACTGGGTCTCGGCGGCCCGGGCAGCAATCTGGGCAGCGTCACCGGCAACACGAACCCCGGTGTCTTCACGGTCGAGTTCGAGATCGCCGCCGGACTCGTGGCCCTTGGTGTGGACGGTGGGCAGGCGTTTGATGTCACGGCCCGCGTTCGACCCACCGGCGCCTTCGACCAGCCGATCTTCAACGACCAAGTCAGCGCGACGGGCACCTTCCGCCGTGACCTGTTCCTCACATCGGTGAATTACGCCGGTACGCTGCTCGACACCGATTTCTCCATCGACGTTTCGTACGGCGTGGAAACCAACGGACCGCCGGCCGACTTTAACATCGGCGTCTACGCCGTGCAGAACGCGGCCGGTGCAGCGGAGGTGCTGTTGCGGCAGGTGCTCATCACCGGTCCGGACAGCGTGTCCGGGTCGCGGACAATCACCCTCGCCAACTTGCAGGTACGCCGCGATGACGGCTTTACCACGGGCGATTTCTTCCTGATCGTGCGGATCGACGACGGCGACTTGCTCAGTGAGGACAACGAGGACAACAACACGCTGATCCTCTCGAACGCCTCCGGCGACCCGAGCCTGATCGACCTCGATGGCGACGGCCTGTCCGCCGCCGAGGAGGCCGCCGGCTTTGAAATCCCCTCCGGGACCGTGTTCCGCGCGGACGATGCGCCGCAGCAGCTCGGCCAGTCGATCCCGAACACCTCCACGTTCACGTCGGACCTGTTCGTCGATACGGATGGAGATGGGATTCCTGACTGGCTCGAGCGCCTGACGGGTACAAACCCGAACGATGCGGATACCGACGGTGACGGCATTCCCGACGGCGAGGAGGATCTGAACCAGAACGGGATCTACGAACCGGAACTGGGCGAGACCGACCCACGCAACTGGGATTCCGACGGTGACGGGTTGAGCGACTTCGAGGAAACGCGTCTCGGCTTCACGATCAGTTTCTATCCACCGGGCTCAACCTCCGGGCGCTTCGCGAATGCCGTGGTGGTTCGCATCTTTACCGATCCGAACAATCCGGATACCGATGGCGACGGTATGAGTGACTGGGACGAGGTCGCGACGTTCGCGCGTGAAGCCGCACTCGACGGCAGCGTGCCCGGAACCGACCTGCTGCGGATCTCCGCCCGCGCCGGACGACTGGTGTACGGTCCGGGGGTCGACCTCGCGACACTACCGGAGGCCGACGTGCGTCGCACCGGAGCGATCCCCAGTGTTCGGCCCAAGCCGACCTGGGGGATTCGCACAGCTCCGGCGAATGCGGCGGTCACACTCGCCGACGGCCGGCAATTCCTGTTGGCCGGGCAGGACACGGACGGTGACGGGCTGCTTGATCCCGATGATCCGGCCCCCCAGATTCACCCGGCGCGCTGGGGCTTTGACGGCAACGGCGATGACGTGTTCGACGAGTCGGACCTTGTATTGCTCCGCACCAGTATCGAGACGGATCCGCTCATCAGCGCAACGGACCGGGCCCGGCTGCTGGCGGACTTCCCGCCGAACGTGCTCAGCTTCCAGCGGCGGCTGCTGGACTTCGATCAGGACGGTGATGGCTTCCTCGAAGCACCCGATTCGAACGGTGACGGCTTCCCGGACTTTACGCGCTTCAACGAGGCCACGCTGGAATTCGCCTTCAACATCGACTTCAGCAACGACGGCACACTCAACGACGGCTTCGATGTCGGCGGCCTGACCGCTGCCGGGGAGAGCCCCATCGATCCACGCTGTGGCAGCATCACGGCCGAGCAGACCCTCTACGGCACCTACCGCGTCATCCGTGGCGAGGGTGGCGTCGTTTTCGGCGATGGCCGCATCGATCTCGTCGATTCCACCGGCCTCCTGATGCCGACGGACAACTGTCCGACCGTGTTCAACCCGGACCAGTTCGACTTTGACGGTGACGGCCTGGGTGATGCCTGCGATGCCGACCGCGACAACGATGGGATTCCGAACGAATCCGATCCGGTGGACCAGGCGCCTGGCAGCCGCTGCTCGACCCCGAACCCGACCTTTACCGGTGGACCGGTACTCTGCGGTGCGGGCGTGTGTGGCTTCGGCATGGTGCCGGCGGTGGTCGGTACGCTGTTGGGACTCGGCGGCCTGCGTTTCCGCCGGGTCTGGCGCCGGCAACCCCGTTGCGGCGATGCGGCTGGGTTGTAG
- a CDS encoding acetylxylan esterase, giving the protein MPLFDLPLEKLREYQPVSSEPADFDAFWSATCTEAADYPLRWDCRPVEHPLYRHVQVEDVTFAGYAGQPIRGWLLTPTTANGRLPGLVSFVGYGGGRGLPIDHVAPVMAGFAHFVMDTRGQGSGWAPGDTPDEAGAGPQHPGFLTRGIESPATYYYRRVIVDGLRAVVALRTHTRIDPARLALTGGSQGGGIALAVAGLLGDGHATTLLPAALRTANDAPGGVRALACDVPFLCHFRRAVELTDQLPYAEITRYLKCHRDRVATVFNTLAYFDGVHFAARVRVPTLFSVGLMDTVCPPSTIFAAYNQIPSTKDIRIYTFNEHEGGGSFQLLERLEFLQRMLGD; this is encoded by the coding sequence ATGCCCCTTTTTGACCTGCCGCTCGAGAAACTCCGTGAGTATCAGCCCGTCAGCTCCGAACCGGCAGACTTCGACGCTTTCTGGTCCGCCACCTGCACCGAAGCTGCCGATTACCCGCTGCGATGGGATTGCCGCCCGGTTGAGCACCCACTCTACCGACACGTTCAGGTCGAGGACGTCACTTTCGCCGGTTACGCGGGCCAACCGATTCGCGGCTGGCTTCTGACGCCCACCACCGCGAATGGCCGGCTCCCCGGCCTCGTCAGCTTCGTGGGTTACGGAGGCGGACGTGGTCTACCCATCGACCACGTGGCGCCCGTCATGGCCGGCTTTGCCCACTTCGTGATGGACACGCGCGGCCAGGGTTCGGGTTGGGCACCGGGCGATACGCCCGACGAGGCCGGTGCGGGACCGCAGCATCCCGGCTTCCTGACGCGCGGTATCGAGAGTCCGGCGACGTACTACTACCGCCGCGTCATCGTGGATGGCTTGCGAGCAGTCGTCGCCTTGCGCACGCACACGCGCATCGACCCTGCCCGCCTGGCCCTGACGGGGGGCAGCCAGGGTGGCGGGATCGCACTAGCCGTAGCCGGCCTGCTCGGTGACGGTCACGCCACAACACTGCTCCCGGCGGCACTCCGCACAGCGAACGACGCACCCGGTGGTGTGCGGGCGCTGGCTTGCGACGTCCCGTTTCTTTGCCACTTCCGCCGGGCCGTCGAGCTCACCGACCAGTTGCCCTATGCCGAAATCACCCGCTACCTGAAATGTCATCGTGACCGCGTCGCAACCGTGTTCAACACGCTCGCTTACTTCGACGGAGTGCACTTCGCCGCGCGCGTCCGCGTGCCGACGCTGTTTTCCGTGGGCCTGATGGACACCGTGTGTCCGCCGAGCACCATCTTCGCGGCCTACAACCAAATTCCCAGCACGAAGGACATCCGTATCTACACCTTCAACGAACATGAGGGCGGCGGATCGTTTCAATTGCTCGAGCGGCTGGAGTTCCTGCAACGCATGCTCGGCGATTGA
- the wecB gene encoding UDP-N-acetylglucosamine 2-epimerase (non-hydrolyzing) yields the protein MCICGARPNFMKIAPLMRAFTARPGWRPYLVHTGQHYDAAMSQTFFDELQIPRPDVNLEVGSGSHAGQTAAIMQRFEPVVLAERPDAVLVVGDVNSTIACGLVAAKLHVPLVHVEAGLRSGDRSMPEEVNRVLTDTISDLLFVTEPAGVENLHREGISDERIHLVGNVMIDTLLSHRAAAERSVVLATLGVTRGQYGVVTLHRPANVDEPEVMRGLADALVTIAREQPLVFPVHPRTRANLERSGQWGRLRAALGMKLVEPLGYLDFLKLMSAAAVVLTDSGGMQEETTVLGVPCLTLRENTERPITLTQGTNQLVGVRPEAILAGYERIRRGQVEHRVPDLWDGNAAERIADVLARWGVARGIPV from the coding sequence ATGTGCATCTGTGGCGCCCGGCCGAACTTCATGAAGATCGCTCCCTTGATGCGCGCGTTCACCGCCCGCCCCGGGTGGCGGCCTTACCTGGTCCACACCGGACAGCACTACGACGCCGCCATGAGCCAGACGTTCTTCGACGAATTGCAGATTCCACGGCCGGATGTCAACCTGGAAGTCGGCAGTGGTTCACATGCGGGCCAGACCGCGGCGATCATGCAGCGGTTTGAGCCGGTGGTGCTGGCGGAGCGCCCGGACGCGGTCCTGGTGGTCGGTGATGTGAACAGCACGATCGCTTGCGGGCTGGTGGCCGCCAAGCTTCATGTGCCCCTGGTGCACGTGGAGGCCGGGTTGCGCAGTGGTGACCGCAGCATGCCGGAGGAAGTCAACCGGGTGCTGACCGATACGATCAGTGACCTGCTGTTCGTGACGGAGCCGGCCGGAGTGGAGAATCTTCACCGCGAAGGTATCTCTGACGAGCGCATCCACCTGGTGGGTAACGTCATGATCGATACGCTGCTTTCGCACCGCGCGGCGGCAGAACGCTCGGTCGTGCTCGCGACGCTTGGCGTGACCCGCGGACAGTATGGCGTCGTGACGCTGCATCGACCGGCGAACGTGGACGAGCCGGAGGTCATGCGGGGGCTGGCGGATGCCCTGGTCACCATCGCCCGCGAGCAGCCGCTGGTCTTCCCGGTGCATCCACGGACCCGTGCGAACCTCGAGCGCAGCGGGCAGTGGGGGCGCCTGCGTGCGGCGCTGGGGATGAAGCTGGTCGAACCGCTCGGCTACCTCGACTTTCTCAAGTTGATGAGCGCCGCTGCCGTCGTGCTAACGGACTCGGGCGGCATGCAGGAGGAGACGACGGTCCTCGGAGTGCCGTGCCTGACACTCCGCGAGAATACCGAGCGGCCGATCACTCTGACGCAAGGCACAAACCAGCTCGTTGGTGTGCGGCCGGAGGCGATTCTGGCTGGGTACGAGCGCATCCGCCGCGGGCAGGTCGAACATCGCGTGCCGGACCTGTGGGATGGCAATGCAGCCGAACGGATCGCGGACGTGTTGGCGCGGTGGGGGGTGGCGCGAGGTATTCCGGTCTGA
- a CDS encoding MBL fold metallo-hydrolase yields the protein MIGCSCAVCTSEDLRDRRTRPSAVFTVGKRRLLIDTAPELRLQCLAVGLEDIDALLYTHAHADHIVGLDDVRIFNARRGGPLPVFASAETLRRLQAMFRYAFVDDPAYPSAKPQLTPHEITGPFEFDGVRVLPLPYAHGPTQVLGFRVGNIAYCPDCNALPDATRTLLAGLDVLVLDALRRRPHPTHFNLAQAVAEAHRIGARRTYFTHIAHELGHAAVNAELPAGMELAYDGLVLSSAD from the coding sequence ATGATCGGCTGCTCCTGCGCGGTCTGCACCTCGGAAGATCTGCGCGATCGGCGGACGCGGCCCAGTGCCGTGTTCACGGTGGGGAAGCGGCGATTGCTGATCGACACCGCCCCGGAGCTGCGACTGCAGTGCCTCGCCGTCGGGCTCGAGGACATCGACGCCCTGCTCTATACGCATGCCCACGCCGACCACATCGTGGGACTGGACGACGTGCGCATCTTCAACGCGCGTCGCGGCGGCCCGCTGCCGGTGTTCGCCAGCGCCGAGACGCTGCGCCGCCTGCAGGCCATGTTTCGCTACGCATTCGTCGATGATCCGGCGTATCCCAGCGCCAAGCCGCAGCTTACCCCGCACGAAATCACCGGACCTTTCGAGTTTGACGGGGTGCGCGTCCTGCCACTCCCCTACGCGCATGGCCCGACACAGGTGCTGGGTTTTCGCGTCGGCAATATCGCCTACTGCCCAGACTGCAATGCGCTCCCGGATGCGACGCGGACACTGCTCGCGGGGCTCGACGTGCTCGTGCTCGACGCCCTGCGTCGCCGGCCGCACCCGACGCACTTCAACCTGGCGCAGGCGGTAGCCGAGGCACATCGGATTGGCGCCCGGCGCACGTATTTCACGCACATTGCCCACGAGCTTGGCCATGCCGCTGTGAATGCCGAACTGCCGGCCGGCATGGAACTCGCGTATGACGGCCTCGTGCTGAGCAGCGCGGATTGA
- the pilM gene encoding type IV pilus assembly protein PilM — protein sequence MAAGNGVWGIDIGQCALKALKLRAAGDGKVETLAFDVIEHPKILSQPDADRDELIASALEKFASRNDWQGDKFVIGVPGQQTFARFCKMPPIDKKDRGKIPELVKYEASQQIPFDIDDVVWDYQVFQSEGSPDMEVGIFAIRKDLIRKHLAYFSAVGIAPMAVQTIPASLYNFCKFDGQAAGEGGATVLVDIGAQNTDLIIVEENSAWTRNIPLGGNAFTEALVRAFKLSFAKAEQMKRTAVTSKYARQIFQAMRPVFTDLVAEIQRSIGFYSSTHRDVELRKVVALGNAFRLQGLQKYLETNLTISGGVFQLQKFQNLLPSATTNAPEFTSNVLSFASAYGLAIQGLGLAEIEASLLPTELARIAVWQKKRPYFVATAASLVLAAGVPLAANQMDRGALAQGAAQHQAETQRIISTARSYQSAFSQARTDTTARDQSVQGLLKLQDETQKRLLPQLLTVVHEAMPPINPPALAQVRTTEELKRLIASDRVAFDRTRRNQLVIEDLQIEYVSDVTTLDIATAAPQVEGLPGGGAGGMGPGAGGRGGMMPPGGGMMPPGGGMMPPGGGMMPPGGMMPPGGMMGGGMMPPGGMMGGGMGPLGGTGGDFTPGQVPETAGFVVRVRARLLYGRTQADAAQWWTTYRDNLRELANVSGRGFHMPSDDPTDPLSKWISEPSPVFYHQDTRGPGLGGIPGAGGSGADTILKPDPLTGEETRYDFLMSFAFKVKLGAAGEQADAGGNGAGSDPTFAPPGGGPPDGRER from the coding sequence ATGGCGGCTGGAAACGGCGTGTGGGGCATAGATATCGGCCAATGCGCGCTCAAGGCATTGAAGCTGCGCGCGGCCGGCGATGGCAAGGTGGAGACACTTGCCTTCGACGTAATCGAGCATCCCAAGATCCTCTCGCAGCCCGATGCAGATCGGGATGAGCTGATCGCGTCGGCGCTCGAGAAGTTCGCCTCACGGAACGACTGGCAGGGTGACAAGTTCGTGATCGGTGTGCCCGGTCAGCAAACCTTCGCACGGTTCTGCAAGATGCCGCCGATCGACAAGAAGGACCGCGGCAAGATCCCGGAGCTCGTGAAGTACGAGGCGAGCCAGCAGATCCCGTTTGACATCGACGACGTCGTCTGGGACTACCAGGTCTTCCAGTCCGAGGGCTCGCCCGACATGGAGGTGGGCATCTTCGCGATCCGGAAGGACCTCATCCGGAAGCATTTGGCGTACTTCTCGGCCGTCGGCATCGCCCCCATGGCGGTGCAGACCATTCCCGCCAGTTTGTACAACTTCTGCAAGTTCGACGGGCAGGCGGCCGGCGAAGGCGGCGCGACGGTGCTGGTCGACATCGGGGCGCAGAACACCGACCTCATCATTGTCGAGGAGAACTCGGCCTGGACGCGTAACATACCGCTCGGCGGAAATGCGTTCACCGAAGCGCTGGTGCGGGCTTTCAAGCTCTCGTTCGCCAAGGCGGAGCAGATGAAGCGTACCGCCGTGACGAGCAAGTATGCCCGGCAGATCTTCCAGGCCATGCGGCCGGTGTTTACGGACCTCGTCGCAGAAATTCAACGTTCGATCGGCTTCTACAGTTCGACGCACCGGGACGTGGAGCTGCGCAAGGTTGTGGCGCTGGGCAACGCGTTCCGGCTCCAGGGTCTGCAGAAATATCTTGAGACGAACCTGACGATCAGCGGCGGGGTGTTTCAGCTCCAGAAGTTCCAGAATCTGTTGCCATCGGCCACGACCAACGCGCCGGAGTTCACGAGCAACGTGCTCAGCTTCGCATCGGCCTACGGGCTGGCGATCCAGGGACTGGGTCTGGCGGAGATCGAGGCGTCGCTGCTGCCCACCGAACTGGCGCGCATCGCGGTATGGCAGAAGAAGCGGCCGTACTTTGTGGCGACGGCGGCGTCGCTGGTACTGGCGGCAGGCGTGCCGCTGGCGGCGAACCAGATGGATCGTGGAGCGCTCGCGCAGGGTGCTGCCCAGCATCAGGCCGAGACGCAGCGCATCATCAGCACGGCCCGCAGTTACCAGAGTGCCTTCAGCCAGGCGCGCACGGACACGACCGCCCGCGACCAGAGCGTGCAGGGTTTGCTGAAGTTGCAGGACGAAACCCAGAAGCGCCTGCTGCCGCAATTACTGACGGTGGTGCACGAAGCGATGCCGCCGATCAACCCGCCGGCGCTCGCGCAGGTGCGCACGACGGAGGAATTGAAGCGCCTGATCGCCTCCGACCGGGTGGCGTTCGATCGCACCCGTCGGAATCAACTGGTCATCGAGGATTTGCAGATCGAGTATGTGTCGGATGTCACGACCCTGGACATCGCCACTGCCGCGCCACAGGTGGAAGGCCTGCCGGGCGGCGGTGCGGGTGGCATGGGGCCGGGTGCCGGCGGTCGGGGTGGGATGATGCCCCCCGGCGGCGGCATGATGCCTCCCGGTGGCGGGATGATGCCCCCCGGCGGTGGCATGATGCCCCCTGGTGGGATGATGCCCCCCGGTGGCATGATGGGTGGCGGGATGATGCCCCCCGGTGGCATGATGGGCGGCGGGATGGGTCCCCTGGGCGGGACAGGCGGTGATTTCACGCCGGGCCAGGTGCCGGAGACCGCCGGATTTGTCGTGCGGGTGCGGGCACGACTGCTGTACGGTCGCACGCAGGCGGACGCAGCCCAATGGTGGACAACCTACCGCGACAATCTGCGGGAACTCGCCAATGTGTCGGGTCGTGGTTTCCATATGCCGTCGGATGACCCAACGGATCCGCTGTCCAAGTGGATCTCAGAGCCCAGCCCGGTGTTCTATCACCAGGATACGCGTGGACCGGGGCTGGGAGGAATACCCGGTGCCGGTGGCTCCGGTGCGGACACGATCCTGAAGCCCGACCCGTTGACCGGCGAGGAAACCCGCTATGACTTCCTTATGAGCTTCGCCTTCAAGGTGAAGCTGGGTGCAGCCGGGGAACAGGCCGATGCAGGTGGGAACGGAGCGGGTTCGGATCCTACATTTGCACCGCCGGGCGGCGGACCACCGGATGGACGGGAGCGCTAG
- a CDS encoding DUF423 domain-containing protein, translating into MQRTWLLAGAISGGLAVAAGAFGAHALEGRAGLSERHLNAFKVGAQYQMNHALALVAVGLLPRRRAAAVAGWSFLTGTILFAGSLYLLALTQVGWWGAVTPIGGVLFLVGWSALITVGCRPIRNKSVQGQ; encoded by the coding sequence ATGCAACGCACGTGGTTGTTGGCGGGGGCGATCAGCGGGGGATTGGCCGTGGCAGCGGGGGCCTTTGGCGCGCATGCGCTGGAGGGCCGCGCGGGCTTGTCCGAGCGACACCTCAATGCGTTCAAAGTGGGCGCCCAGTACCAGATGAACCATGCGCTCGCGCTGGTCGCTGTCGGGTTGCTCCCGCGCCGGCGAGCCGCGGCGGTGGCTGGGTGGAGCTTCCTGACGGGTACGATCCTCTTTGCCGGCAGTCTCTACCTGTTGGCGCTGACGCAGGTCGGGTGGTGGGGAGCTGTGACGCCCATTGGCGGAGTGCTCTTTCTGGTGGGGTGGTCAGCTTTGATCACAGTCGGTTGTCGTCCGATAAGAAATAAATCAGTACAGGGACAGTGA